From Novipirellula galeiformis, the proteins below share one genomic window:
- a CDS encoding 3-deoxy-D-manno-octulosonic acid transferase: MFANLLYTIALLLLSPLIVYRMLRHGRYRRGVREKLIGISQSQAATLTQGKPTLWLHAVSVGEVNLLGDLVKRLQRQYPEHRILVSSSTDTGHELATKRFGADQVFFCPLDFSWAVARTIRHLQPSLLVLAELELWPNLVQIATQHDCPVMVVNARLSERSAAGYQRFGFLTQSTFARLAWVGCQNEQAAKRFLDCGTPAEKIAVTGSIKFDNAPSDRETLEVQSRIQWSGLDPWNRVWVVGSTQPGEEAMALEIYNALTPSHPELRLVLVPRHVERFDAVANLVEGAGLNVHRRSIAPSLHDTHWRADTVILVDTIGELRHWWGLSQIATVGGSFGSRGGQNMLEPAGYGSAVSFGPDTRNFKEIANQLVAQGGAVRVADAAELRQFVEQCLTDIPAADALGRTARRVIAEHQGATERTLDALQAPLRASQPQRRAA; encoded by the coding sequence ATGTTTGCCAATCTGCTCTACACGATCGCGTTATTGCTGCTCTCGCCATTGATCGTGTATCGCATGCTGCGGCATGGACGCTACCGCCGCGGCGTTCGCGAAAAACTAATCGGGATCAGCCAATCTCAGGCAGCGACGTTGACGCAGGGAAAGCCGACCCTGTGGTTGCACGCGGTTAGCGTAGGCGAAGTCAACCTACTCGGGGACCTCGTCAAGCGACTTCAACGGCAGTATCCCGAGCACCGTATTTTGGTCAGTTCATCGACCGACACCGGCCACGAATTGGCGACGAAACGGTTCGGTGCGGATCAGGTATTCTTTTGCCCATTGGACTTTAGTTGGGCGGTGGCCCGCACGATTCGTCATTTGCAACCGAGCCTGCTCGTGCTTGCGGAGTTAGAGCTGTGGCCGAATCTGGTTCAGATTGCGACGCAGCACGATTGCCCCGTGATGGTCGTCAACGCACGGCTAAGCGAACGCAGCGCAGCGGGCTACCAACGTTTCGGCTTCTTGACCCAATCGACCTTTGCAAGACTCGCTTGGGTAGGTTGCCAGAATGAACAGGCAGCGAAGCGTTTTCTCGACTGTGGCACTCCGGCGGAGAAGATTGCGGTAACGGGATCCATCAAGTTTGACAACGCGCCGAGCGATCGTGAGACACTCGAAGTTCAATCACGAATCCAATGGTCAGGCCTCGATCCCTGGAATCGCGTGTGGGTCGTCGGAAGCACGCAGCCCGGCGAAGAGGCGATGGCGTTGGAGATCTATAACGCGCTAACCCCATCGCACCCTGAATTGCGGCTGGTCTTGGTACCGCGGCACGTCGAGCGATTTGATGCGGTAGCGAATTTGGTCGAAGGGGCGGGTTTGAACGTGCACCGTCGTTCCATCGCTCCTTCGCTGCATGACACCCATTGGCGTGCCGACACCGTGATCCTCGTCGACACAATCGGGGAACTACGACATTGGTGGGGGCTCAGCCAAATTGCCACGGTCGGAGGCAGTTTTGGTAGCCGTGGCGGCCAGAACATGCTTGAACCGGCGGGCTACGGCAGCGCGGTCTCGTTTGGCCCCGACACCCGAAATTTCAAAGAAATCGCCAACCAATTGGTCGCTCAGGGCGGCGCCGTTCGGGTAGCTGATGCAGCGGAGTTGCGACAATTTGTCGAACAATGCCTGACGGATATTCCTGCCGCCGACGCATTAGGTCGAACGGCGCGGCGTGTGATTGCCGAACATCAAGGTGCCACCGAGCGAACGCTCGACGCTCTGCAGGCTCCATTGCGAGCATCGCAGCCCCAACGTCGTGCCGCGTAA
- the secA gene encoding preprotein translocase subunit SecA translates to MSFFERLFDICGVIFGGAFGAVERSITSVFGSANARHVAKLRQRAEAIGELEPRYEAMSDEELRQQTETFRKRLRDGETLDDILEEAFAVCREGGKRFLSMRHYDVQLIGGMVLHQGNIAEMVTGEGKTLVATLPAYLNAIEGKGVHVITVNDYLARRDMEWMAPLYMNLGLTVNAIQSGMSTGEKQAAYACDITYGTNNEFGFDYLRDNMRPAAKGDDRYPKEAQQCQGPLNYAIIDEVDNILIDEARTPLIISGPADLDLGRYADADRVARQLKKESHFTVDEKQHNVTLTDEGVREAEKLAGVESFYTAGNMEWPHLIDNSLKAHYLYKVDVNYVVKDRQIVIVDEFTGRLMEGRQWSDGLHQAVEAKEGVPIKQETQTFATASLQNIFKMYKKLSGMTGTAMTESTEFMKIYGLDVVAIPTNREMKRIEHLDLIYLTEKDKFKALADEVERAHKWDVVNMKDGSEVWGKIKSENEESIVITAKGEKTPETISLSKVESVERSGRPVLIGTVSIEKSERLSELLERRGIKHDVLNAKNHGREADIVSQAGRINAVTIATNMAGRGTDIVLGGNPETLAWAQLQHQYPTRLEVPDDVWNALVDEIDEREKMSEEGNTVRDLGGLYVLGTERHESRRIDLQLRGRCGRQGDPGSSRFFLSLEDDLMRIFAGDFVKSMMERLGMKEGEAIEHSMVTRRIASAQKKVEERNYEIRKSLLDYDEVMDEQRKRVYRYRQNLLDGHSSRTMILELIRGQIDKFVNTFLDPNYGLDTFAAYAGSQLDCQLESRDFQNMDFEMAKAYAVDQAERASEVTVHEIIEENLPQAMEDEWNWKALTNWANTRLGTNYQEHQLKNMEREELSDELIQKAHVRISTVDLTEGEPFLDADFGLRTMCAWMRHKFGIETTPDEFRDVEDLRKVSQSLNKRAEEAYTQKEAEYPVIAGISRFTEKQGAQVSLDREGLVDWVGHRFGAELSPEEVRLNRDDLKAQLVEFSRKAGGAATEKNEIAQNKLKELFGKAGADTTAAVATGNNGTLDQFADWLKDEFNYRAIKEDLLRMNRKELSLAVDGAVDDRFYPEMRRMERQILLSIVDEAWKNHLLTMDHLRSSVGLKGYAQLDPKVEYKREGMRLFDSMWESIGERVTDLIFRMESFNEDFIRSTWVEAETGRTDPHASRATSQEMDSPAQRAAESSNQDGEARPDPVRHAEPRVGRNDPCPCGSGKKYKSCCMRKSGPVV, encoded by the coding sequence ATGTCTTTCTTCGAACGACTTTTTGATATTTGTGGCGTTATCTTCGGAGGCGCTTTCGGCGCCGTGGAGCGTAGCATTACGTCCGTCTTTGGTTCCGCGAATGCTCGTCATGTCGCCAAGTTGCGGCAACGGGCCGAAGCGATTGGCGAATTGGAACCGCGATACGAGGCGATGAGCGACGAGGAACTGCGGCAACAAACCGAAACCTTTCGCAAACGGCTTCGCGATGGCGAGACGTTGGACGATATTCTCGAAGAAGCGTTCGCGGTATGTCGCGAAGGTGGCAAGCGTTTTCTCAGCATGCGGCACTACGATGTCCAATTGATTGGTGGCATGGTGCTGCACCAAGGCAACATTGCCGAAATGGTGACGGGGGAAGGTAAGACGTTGGTAGCGACGTTACCGGCTTACCTGAACGCGATCGAAGGCAAGGGGGTTCACGTGATCACGGTCAACGATTACTTGGCCCGTCGTGACATGGAGTGGATGGCGCCGCTTTACATGAACTTGGGATTGACGGTCAACGCCATCCAATCGGGCATGTCGACGGGCGAGAAGCAAGCTGCTTATGCCTGTGACATCACCTACGGAACCAACAACGAGTTTGGTTTTGATTACTTGCGTGACAACATGCGTCCGGCAGCCAAGGGGGACGATCGTTATCCGAAGGAAGCCCAACAGTGCCAAGGTCCGTTGAACTACGCGATCATTGACGAAGTCGACAATATTCTGATCGATGAAGCGCGGACGCCGTTGATCATCAGCGGTCCGGCGGATCTCGATCTCGGGCGTTACGCTGACGCGGATCGCGTCGCGCGACAACTGAAGAAGGAAAGTCATTTCACCGTCGACGAAAAACAACACAACGTGACGTTGACCGATGAAGGAGTGCGAGAAGCTGAAAAGTTGGCCGGGGTGGAAAGTTTCTACACCGCGGGCAACATGGAATGGCCGCATTTGATCGACAACTCACTGAAGGCTCATTACCTCTACAAGGTCGACGTCAACTACGTCGTCAAAGACCGTCAAATCGTCATCGTCGACGAGTTCACCGGACGCTTGATGGAAGGTCGCCAATGGAGCGATGGGCTGCACCAAGCCGTCGAAGCCAAAGAAGGCGTGCCGATCAAGCAGGAGACGCAAACCTTTGCAACCGCATCGCTGCAAAACATCTTCAAGATGTACAAGAAACTCTCCGGGATGACCGGTACGGCGATGACCGAATCAACCGAGTTCATGAAGATTTATGGACTCGATGTGGTGGCCATTCCCACCAATCGCGAAATGAAGCGAATCGAGCATCTCGATTTGATTTACCTGACCGAAAAAGACAAGTTCAAAGCGCTTGCCGATGAAGTCGAACGGGCCCACAAGTGGGACGTGGTAAACATGAAGGATGGCAGCGAAGTTTGGGGCAAAATCAAAAGCGAAAACGAAGAATCGATTGTCATCACCGCTAAAGGGGAAAAGACTCCCGAGACGATTTCGCTCAGCAAAGTGGAATCGGTCGAACGCAGCGGCCGTCCCGTTTTGATCGGAACGGTCAGTATCGAAAAGAGCGAACGGCTTTCCGAGCTGCTTGAGCGGCGGGGAATCAAACACGATGTTTTGAACGCCAAGAACCACGGACGTGAAGCTGATATTGTTTCGCAAGCGGGACGTATCAACGCGGTGACCATCGCGACGAACATGGCCGGTCGTGGTACCGACATTGTGCTTGGCGGTAACCCCGAAACGTTGGCTTGGGCACAACTACAACATCAATATCCAACGCGTTTGGAAGTTCCCGATGACGTGTGGAACGCGCTAGTCGACGAGATCGATGAGCGTGAGAAAATGAGCGAAGAAGGGAACACCGTTCGCGACCTCGGTGGCTTGTACGTGTTGGGCACCGAACGTCATGAATCACGACGTATTGACTTGCAACTTCGCGGTCGTTGTGGTCGCCAAGGCGACCCGGGATCGAGCCGATTCTTTTTGTCGCTCGAAGATGACTTGATGCGGATTTTTGCGGGCGATTTCGTCAAGAGCATGATGGAACGCTTGGGCATGAAGGAAGGCGAAGCGATCGAACACTCGATGGTGACGCGGCGCATCGCATCGGCCCAGAAAAAGGTCGAAGAACGCAACTACGAAATCCGCAAAAGCTTGCTTGATTACGACGAGGTGATGGACGAGCAACGTAAACGGGTTTACCGCTACCGCCAAAATCTGCTCGACGGCCACAGCTCGCGAACCATGATTTTGGAATTGATTCGTGGTCAAATCGACAAGTTCGTCAACACCTTCTTGGACCCCAACTACGGTCTCGACACGTTCGCCGCCTACGCGGGCAGCCAACTCGATTGCCAACTTGAGTCTCGCGATTTCCAGAACATGGATTTCGAGATGGCCAAGGCTTACGCCGTCGACCAAGCCGAGCGTGCGTCCGAAGTGACCGTCCATGAAATCATCGAAGAGAATCTTCCTCAAGCGATGGAAGATGAGTGGAATTGGAAGGCGCTGACCAATTGGGCCAACACCCGCTTGGGCACGAATTACCAAGAACACCAGCTCAAGAATATGGAGCGTGAAGAGCTCAGCGATGAATTGATCCAAAAGGCTCATGTTCGCATCAGCACGGTCGATCTCACCGAGGGCGAACCGTTCCTCGATGCCGACTTTGGTTTACGTACGATGTGCGCTTGGATGCGTCACAAATTCGGTATCGAAACGACTCCGGATGAATTCCGTGACGTCGAAGATTTGCGCAAAGTCAGCCAATCGTTGAACAAGCGTGCCGAAGAAGCCTACACCCAGAAAGAGGCGGAATACCCGGTGATCGCCGGTATCTCTCGCTTTACCGAGAAACAAGGTGCTCAGGTATCGCTCGACCGCGAAGGCTTGGTCGATTGGGTTGGGCATCGCTTTGGTGCAGAACTCTCGCCCGAGGAAGTACGCCTGAATCGTGATGATTTGAAGGCCCAATTGGTCGAGTTTAGTCGCAAGGCAGGCGGAGCCGCGACCGAGAAAAACGAGATCGCCCAAAACAAATTGAAGGAGTTGTTTGGCAAAGCGGGGGCCGATACGACCGCTGCGGTTGCCACCGGCAACAACGGCACGCTCGATCAATTCGCCGATTGGTTGAAGGACGAATTTAACTATCGCGCGATCAAAGAAGATCTGTTGCGAATGAACCGCAAAGAATTGTCGCTGGCGGTCGATGGAGCGGTCGACGATCGCTTCTATCCCGAAATGCGACGGATGGAACGCCAAATCCTGTTGAGCATCGTCGACGAAGCATGGAAGAACCACCTGCTCACGATGGACCACTTGCGCAGTAGCGTCGGTTTGAAAGGCTATGCCCAACTCGATCCGAAAGTCGAATACAAACGCGAAGGCATGCGGCTATTCGATTCGATGTGGGAATCGATTGGCGAGCGTGTGACCGATTTGATCTTCCGTATGGAATCGTTCAACGAGGATTTCATTCGCAGCACTTGGGTGGAAGCCGAAACGGGACGAACCGATCCGCACGCATCGCGAGCGACGAGCCAAGAAATGGACTCACCCGCTCAACGCGCCGCCGAATCAAGCAACCAGGATGGTGAAGCGCGTCCCGATCCCGTTCGCCATGCCGAGCCTCGCGTCGGACGCAATGATCCATGCCCCTGTGGCAGCGGTAAAAAGTACAAATCGTGCTGCATGCGAAAGAGCGGCCCGGTCGTCTAG
- a CDS encoding RNA polymerase sigma factor, producing the protein MLDPSEIDSHLVTRIRAGESEAWQALIDRYEGRLLAYTQSRIRDRATSEDIVQEAFVGFLISLPNYDGSKRLESYLFSICAYKLTDHLRREGRRPALQLHRRGSQTSAEWEFVGGDRVASSIARSGERKQIEQTAVRDAIAEQIERWKQSESWSKLKAIELLYVVGLSNKLVAEKAGLSEQQVANFKSDFQIRLRSIIGRMELDTEVFPELAD; encoded by the coding sequence ATGTTAGATCCCAGCGAAATTGATTCGCACTTGGTTACTCGGATTCGCGCCGGCGAGTCCGAGGCGTGGCAGGCGTTGATCGATCGTTACGAAGGTCGCTTGTTGGCGTACACGCAAAGCCGGATTCGCGACCGCGCAACGAGCGAAGATATCGTTCAAGAGGCCTTCGTCGGCTTTTTGATCAGCTTGCCGAACTATGACGGATCGAAACGGCTGGAAAGTTACTTGTTTTCGATTTGTGCCTACAAATTGACGGATCATTTGCGGCGTGAGGGGCGACGCCCTGCGCTGCAACTGCATCGCCGCGGCTCTCAAACGAGTGCGGAATGGGAATTCGTCGGTGGCGATCGAGTCGCCAGTTCGATCGCTCGTAGCGGCGAGCGAAAACAGATCGAACAGACCGCCGTTCGCGATGCGATTGCCGAACAAATCGAGCGTTGGAAACAAAGCGAGAGTTGGTCAAAACTCAAAGCAATCGAGTTGCTCTATGTGGTCGGCTTGTCCAATAAATTGGTCGCGGAAAAAGCCGGGCTGAGCGAACAGCAGGTGGCAAATTTTAAGAGTGATTTTCAAATCCGGCTGCGGTCCATCATCGGCCGCATGGAATTGGACACCGAAGTGTTCCCCGAATTGGCCGATTGA